Proteins from a single region of Synechococcus sp. WH 8109:
- a CDS encoding acetyl-CoA carboxylase carboxyltransferase subunit alpha: protein MPRRPLLEFEKPLVELEQQIEQIRQLARDSEVDVSQQLQQLESLAARRRQEIFQGLTPAQKIQVARHPQRPSTLDFIQMFCDDWVELHGDRRGNDDQALIGGVGRVGDRPVMLIGHQKGRDTKENVARNFGMAAPGGYRKAMRLMDHADRFRLPILTFIDTPGAYAGLEAEEQGQGEAIAVNLREMFRLRVPVIATVIGEGGSGGALGIGVADRLLMFEHSVYTVASPEACASILWRDAAKAPDAAAALRITGRDLLELGVVDEVLEEPSGGNNWAPLDAGENLRAAIERHLDQLLSLSEQQLREARYSKFRAMGRFLEKTSQDVDKAA, encoded by the coding sequence ATGCCCCGTCGCCCCCTGCTTGAGTTCGAAAAACCGCTCGTCGAGCTGGAGCAGCAGATTGAGCAGATACGTCAGCTGGCCAGAGATTCGGAAGTCGACGTCTCGCAGCAGCTCCAGCAACTGGAAAGCCTCGCGGCCCGTCGGCGTCAGGAGATCTTTCAGGGGCTGACTCCCGCTCAGAAAATTCAGGTCGCCCGTCATCCGCAGCGTCCGAGCACGCTGGATTTCATCCAGATGTTCTGCGATGACTGGGTTGAACTGCACGGCGATCGTCGCGGTAACGACGATCAGGCCTTGATCGGCGGTGTCGGCCGGGTGGGAGATCGACCCGTGATGTTGATCGGCCATCAGAAAGGCCGCGACACCAAAGAGAACGTCGCCCGTAATTTCGGGATGGCGGCTCCGGGTGGATACCGCAAAGCCATGCGGTTGATGGATCATGCCGATCGATTCCGCTTGCCGATTCTCACGTTCATCGATACCCCAGGGGCCTATGCCGGCCTTGAGGCCGAAGAGCAGGGCCAGGGCGAAGCGATCGCCGTCAACCTGCGGGAGATGTTCCGATTGCGCGTTCCGGTGATCGCCACCGTGATCGGTGAAGGCGGATCCGGCGGTGCCTTGGGCATCGGGGTGGCCGATCGCTTGCTGATGTTCGAGCACAGCGTCTACACGGTTGCCAGCCCTGAGGCCTGCGCCTCCATTCTCTGGCGTGATGCGGCTAAAGCGCCTGATGCGGCGGCAGCCTTGCGGATCACCGGCAGGGATCTGCTGGAGCTTGGGGTGGTGGATGAGGTGCTCGAAGAGCCCTCCGGTGGCAACAACTGGGCACCATTGGATGCTGGAGAAAACCTTCGGGCGGCGATCGAGCGTCACCTCGACCAACTGCTGAGCCTTTCGGAACAGCAACTGCGCGAGGCTCGCTACTCCAAATTCAGGGCCATGGGGCGGTTCCTTGAAAAAACGTCACAGGATGTCGACAAAGCCGCTTAA